The genomic segment tagtttgagtgtacatacatgttgtgttcccttgtttgagtgtacatacatgttgtgttccctagtttgagtgtacatacatgttgtgttccctagtttgagtgtacatacatgttgtgttccctagttaGAGTGTACATTtatgttgtgttccctagtttgagtgtacatacatggtgtgttccctagtttgagtgtacatacatgttgtgttccctagtttgggtgtacatacatgttgtgttccctagtttgagtgtacatacatgttgtgttccctagtttgagtgtacatagatgttgtgttccctagtttgagtgtacataaatgttgtgttccctagtttgagtgtacataaatgttgtgttccctagtttgagtgtacatacatgttgtgttccctagtttgagtgtacatacatgttgtgttccctagtttgagtgtacatacatgttgtgttccctagtttgagtgtacatacatgttgtgttccctagtttgagtgtacataaatgttgtgttccctagtttgagtgtacatatatgttgtgttccctagtttgagtgtacatacatgttgtgttccctagtttgagtgtacatacatgttgtgttccctagtttgagtgtacatacatgttgtgttccctagtttgagtgtacatacatgttgtgttccctagtttgagtgtacataaatgttgtgttccctagtttgagtgtacatacatgtgttccctagtttgagtgtacatacatgttgtgctccctagtttgagtgtacatacatgttgtgttccttagtttgagtgtacatacatgttgtgttcccttgtttgagtgtacatacatgtgttccctagtttgagtgtacatacatgttgtgttccctagtttgagtgtacatacatgttgtgttcccttgtttgagtgtacataaatgttgtgttccctagtttgagtgtacatacatgttgtgttccctagtttgagtgtacatacatgttgtgttccctagtttgagtgtacatacatgttgtgttcccttgtttgagtgtacatacatgttgtgttccctagtttgagtgtacatacatgttgtgttcccttgtttgagtgtacatacatgttgtgttccctagtttgagtgtacatacatgttgtgttcccttgtttgagtgtacatacatgttgtgttccctagtttgagtgtacatacatgttgtgttccctagtttgagtgtacatacatgttgtgttccctagtttgagtgtacatacatgttgtgttccctagtttgagtgtacatacatgttgtgttcccttgtttgagtgtacataaatgttgtgttccctagtttgagtgtacataaatgaaggtgtgcgtTGCTGAGCCCGACCCGGACATCATCTGGACTTGACCTGgtattaaaggcctattgaaatgagatgttcttatttaaacggggatagcagatccattctatgtgtcatacttgatcatttcgcgatattgccatatttttgctgaaaggatttagtagagaacatcgacgataaagttggcaacttttggttgctgataaaaaagccttgcctgtagcggaagtagcgtgacgtcacaggttgtggagctcctcacatctgcacattgtttacaatcatggccaccagcagcgaaagcgattcggactgagaaagcgacgattaccccattaatttgagcgaggatgaaagatttgtggatgaggaaagtgagagtgaaggactagagggcagtggaagcgattcagatagggaagatgctgtgagaggcgggtgggacctgatattcagctgggaatgactacaacagtaaataaacacaagacatatatatactctattagccacaacaaaaccaggcttatatttaatatgccacataacaaacacctccccactcccgtccatataacccaccaatacaaatcaaacacccgcacaacacactcaatcccacagcccaaagtaccgttcacctctgcaaagttcatacagcacatatatttccccaaagttacgtacgtgacatgcacatagcggcacgcacgtacgggcaagcgatcaaatgtttggaagccgcagctgcgtactcacggtaccgcgtctgcgtatccaactcaaagtcttcctggtaagagtctctgttgtcccagttctccacaggccaatggtaaagcttgactgtcatctttcgggaatgtaaacaatgaaacaccggctacgtgtttgtgttgctgcagccggccgctaatacaccgcttcccacctacagctttcttctttgctttcttcattgttcattaaacaaattgcaacagattcaccaacacagatgtccagaatactgtggaattttgccatgaaaagagacggcttaatagctggccacaatgctgtcccaaaatgtccgctacaattcgtgacgtcacgcacagacgtcatcatacagagacgttttcagcagaatatttcccgggaaatttaaaatgtcactttataagttaacccggccgtattggcatgtgttgcaatgttaagatgtcatcattgatatataaactatcagactgcgtggtcgctagtagtggctttcagtaggcctttaagaaccctttaaacaatatactttcattgacaacctggtctggtgaagataaggtccttttttaaatgtgccagcaGAAGACTTGGTGCTTGTTTCCATGTGCCAGCAGAAGACTTGGTGCTTGTTTCCATGTGCCAGCAGAAGACTTGGTGCTTGTTTCCATGTGCCAGCAGAAGACTTGGTGCTTGTTTCCATGTGCCAGCAGAAGACTTGGTGCTTGTTTCCATGTGCCAGCAGAAGACTTGGTGCTTGTTTCCATGTGCCAGCAGAAGACTTGGTGCTTGTTTCCATGTGCCAGCAGAAGACTTGGTGCTTGTTTCCATGTGCCAGCAGAAGACTTGGTGCTTGTTTCCATGTGCCAGCAGAAGACTTGGTGCTTGTTTCCATGTGCCAGCAGAAGACTTGGTGCTTGTTTCCATGTGCCAGCAGAAGACTTGGTGCTTGTTTCCATGTGCCAGCAGAAGACTTGGTGCTTGTTTCCATGTGCCAGCAGCTTGCTAGTGTGTGGTGTGAGTGGAGAGTTTTGTTTCACTCTCAACATCTGACGGAGAAACTGAAGGAGGAACTGTTGGAGGAACTGTTGGAGGAACTGAAGGAGGAGCTGAAGGAGGAACTGAAGGAGGAGCTGAAGGAGGAACTGAAGGAGGAGCTGAAGGAGGAGCTGAAGGAGGAACTGAAGGAGGAGCTGAAGGCTTACTCTGAGactccttgcattcacttgttctCTTCTTCTTCCTCACCTGGAAGTGATGCTTCTTGGACTTGAGGTGAGCTGCAGGCAGAGATACACATCATGCTGACTTCACTAACACCATGGACATGGTTACTGtagcacagtgtgtgtgtgtgtgtgtgtgtgtgtgtgtgtgtgtgtgtgtgtgtgtgtgtgtgtgtgtgtgtgtgtgtgtgtgtgtgtgtgtgtgtgtgtgtgcgtgtgtgtgtgtgtgtgtgtgtgtgtgtgtgtgtgtgtgtgtgtgtgtgttctcaccGGCCCACTCCAGGTCTCCGATGATGACTTTGTGGCACAGGTGGCAGGTATGGTGGCTGCGTGTGTTTCCTGGCTCCGCCCCCTGCATCCTGATGGCGTTGACCGCGGGCTGCTCATGCTGAGgaaaataaacacgtaaaaataaaaaaggctcAAAAGTATTTGATTGTAAATTTGAATTGCTTATTTAAGTCAGTCAGAAGCCCAAAGAACGGAAAATGAGTCTGCATTGCAAACTCCTAAATAATAATAGGAATGTATTACTGGTTTTTAATAAGGAAAACAAGTTTAATACTACAAACTAAcaacataaaacaagtttaatacTACAAACTAAcaacataaaacaagtttaatacTACAAACTAAcaacataaaacaagtttaatacTACAAactaacaacataaaaaaagtttAATACTACAAACTAAcaacataaaacaagtttaatacTATAAACTAAcaacataaaacaagtttaatacTACAAACTAAcaacataaaacaagtttaatacTACAAACTAAcaacataaaacaagtttaatacTACAAACTAAcaacataaaacaagtttaatacTACAAACTAAcaacataaaacaagtttaatacTACAAACTAAcaacataaaacaagtttaatacTACAAACTAAcaacataaaacaagtttaatacTATAAactaacaacataaaaaaagtttAATACTACAAACTAACAACATCATTTGATATACTTTTAGACATTGTTAaaatatatttcatatttatattcTTATATGACAATCAAAATCACTTTTAGGAATgggtaaaaaatagtaattattaatatatatatttatatatatatatatatatatatatatatatatatatatatatatatatatatatatatatatatatatatatatatatatatgtatatatatattgccaaaagtgtttgtccagccatccaaatgatgagaatcactaatcactaatcacaggtgtatcaaatcaagcacttaggcatggagactgtttctgtgaaagaatgggccgctctcagtgatttccagcatggaactgtcacaggatgccacctgtgcaacaaatccagtcctgacatttcctccctcctaaatattccaaagtcaactttattctaagagaagtgaagagttagggaacaacagcaagtcagccagcaagtggtaggccacataaagtgacagagaggtcagcatagtgcaaagtggtaggccacataaagtgacagagaggtcagcatagtgcaaagtggtaggccacataaagtgacagagaggtcagcatagtgcaaagtggtaggccacataaagtgacagagaggtcagcatagtgcaaagtggtaggccacataaagtgacagagaggtcagcatagtgcaaagtgctaggccacataaagtgacagagaggtcagcatagtgcaaagtggtaggccacataaagtgacagaggtcagcatagtgcaaagtggtaggccacataaagtgacagagaggtcagcatagtgcaaagtggtaggccacataaagtgacagagagggtcagcatagtgcaaagtggtaggccacataaagtgacagagaggtcagcatagtgcaaagtggtaggccacataaagtgacagagaggtcagcatagtgcaaagtggtaggccacataaagtgacagagaggtcagcatagtgcaaagtggtaggccacataaagtgacagagaggtcagcatagtgcaaagtggtaggccacataaagtgacagagaggtcagcatagtgcaaagtggtaggccacataaagtgacagagaggtcagcatagtgcaaagtggtaggccacataaagtgacagagaggtcagcatagtgcaaagtggtaggccacataaagtgacagagaggtcagcatagtgcaaagtgctaggccacataaagtgacagagaggtcagcatagtgcaaagtggtaggccacataaagtgacagaggtcagcatagtgcaaagtggtaggccacataaagtgacagagaggtcagcatagtgcaaagtggtaggccacataaagtgacagagagggtcagcatagtgcaaagtggtaggccacataaagtgacagagaggtcagcatagtgcaaagtggtaggccacataaagtgacagagaggtcagcatagtgcaaagtggtaggccacataaagtgacagagaggtcagcatagtgcaaagtggtaggccacataaagtgacagagaggtcagcatagtgcaaagtggtaggccacataaagtgacagagaggtcagcatagtgcaaagtggtaggccacataaagtgacagagaggtcagcatagtgcaaagtgctaggccacataaagtgacagagaggtcagcatagtgcaaagtggtaggccacataaagtgacagagaggtcagcatagtgcaaagtggtaggccacataaagtgacagagaggtcagcatagtgcaaagtggtaggccacataaagtgacagagagggtcagcatagtgcaaagtggtaggccacataaagtgacagagaggtcagcatagtgcaaagtggtaggccacataaagtgacagagaggtcagcatagtgcaaagtggtaggccacataaagtgacagagaggtcagcatagtgcaaagtggtaggccacataaagtgacagagcggtcagcatagtgcaaagtggtaggccacataaagtgacagagaggtcagcatagtgcaaagtggtaggccacataaagtgacagagagggtcagcatagtgcaaagtggtaggccacataaagtgacagagaggtcagcatagtgcaaagtggtaggccacataaagtgacagagaggtcagcatagtgcaaagtggtaggccacataaagtgacagagaggtcagcatagtgcaaagtgctaggccacataaagtgacagagaggtcagcatagtgcaaagtggtaggccacataaagtgacagagaggtcagcatagtgcaaagtgctaggccacataaagtgacagagaggtcagcatagtgcaaagtggtaggccacataaagtgacagagaggtcagcatagtgcaaagtggtaggccacataaagtgacagagaggtcagcatagtgcaaagtggtaggccacataaagtgacagagagggtcagcatagtgcaaagtggtaggccacataaagtgacagagaggtcagcatagtgcaaagtggtaggccacataaagtgacagagaggtcagcatagtgcaaagtggtaggccacataaagtgacagagaggtcagcatagtgcaaagtggtaggccacataaagtgacagagaggtcagcatagtgcaaagtggtaggccacataaagtgacagagaggtcagcatagtgcaaagtggtaggccacataaagtgacagagaggtcagcatagtgcaaagtggtaggccacataaagtgacagagaggtcagcatagtgcaaagtggtaggccacataaagtgacagagaggtcagcatagtgcaaagtggtaggccacataaagtgacagagaggtcagcatagtgcaaagtggtaggccacataaagtgacagagaggtcagcatagtgcaaagtggtaggccacataaagtgacagagaggtcagcatagtgcaaagtggtaggccacataaagtgacagagaggtcagcatagtgcaaagactttctgcacagtcacttgctacacagCTACACACTTCATGTCACCCTCCAATTAGCCCacctacagtacgcagagagcttcatggaatggctttccatggccgagcagcagcatctaagccatacatcaccaagtgcaatgcaaagcgtgggatgcggtggtgtaaaggacatcaccactggactctagagcagtggagacaccttctctgggctgatgaatcacacttttacatctgatggagcagtctggctttggaggttgccaggacaacGCTGCATTTCTCACTGCACTGTGcccagtgtgacatttggtggaggaggaattatggtgtggggttgtttttccaggagttgggcttggccacttagttccagtgaaaggaactttgaatgctccaggataccaaaacattttggacaattccatgctcccaaccttgtgggaacagtttgtagcggccccttcctcctccaacatgactgtgcacccgtgcacaaagcaaggtccataaagacatggatgacagagtctgctgtggatgaacttgactggcctgcacagagtcctgacctgaaccccatagaacacctttgggatgagactgagagccaggccttctccaccatcatcagtgtgtgacctcaccaatgcactttaggaagaatggtggacaattgctataaacacactctgcaaccttgtggacagccttcccagaagatataaacacactctgcaaccttgtggacagccttcccagaagatataaacacactctgcaaccttgtggacagccttcccagaagatataaacacactctgcaaccttgtggacagccttcccagaagatataaacacactctgcaaccttgtggacagccttcccagaagatataaacacactctgcaaccttgtggacagccttcccagaagatataaacacactctgcaaccttatggacagccttcccagaagagttgtagctgaaaatagctgcaaaaggtcatattgacccctatgggttaggaatgggatggcacttcaacttcatatgtcagtcaaggcaggtggccaaatacttttggcaatatatatatatatatatatatatatatatatatatatatatcttgtgtgtgtggtgtggaaAAGGAAGAATGGACATACTCTTGTGTGTGGTGTGGAAAAGGCAGCTAAGGTGGAAGGAAGAGAGAAGGTATCCAGAAGAAGAGAGGCCATACCTTGCGGAGACTGTCCACTATCTGCAGTGCAGGCTTCACCACCGTCTCCTCCCATCTTGACACATCCGTCACATCCAGGCCGTACACTGATGGCACACACTCTCCAGGTCCTACACACACATGTTAATACTGTCACATCCAGGCCGTACACTGATGGCACACACTCTCCAGGtcctacacacacaaacacgcacacgcacgcacgcacacacacgcacgcacgcacacacacacacacacgcacgcacgcacacacacacgcgcgcacacacacacacacacacacgcacacgcacacgcacgtacacacacacacgcacacgcacacgcacacaaacacacacacacaggtcaatATAGTGGATGCAGCAAGTAGAC from the Entelurus aequoreus isolate RoL-2023_Sb linkage group LG20, RoL_Eaeq_v1.1, whole genome shotgun sequence genome contains:
- the LOC133636385 gene encoding tRNA dimethylallyltransferase-like, with product MKDSGPGECVPSVYGLDVTDVSRWEETVVKPALQIVDSLRKHEQPAVNAIRMQGAEPGNTRSHHTCHLCHKVIIGDLEWAAHLKSKKHHFQVRKKKRTSECKESQSKPSAPPSVPPSAPPSAPPSVPPSAPPSVPPSAPPSVPPTVPPTVPPSVSPSDVESETKLSTHTTH